CTACACTGCCGGTCGTGAACGTGTCGCCGATCGTATAGGCCTTGGAGCGCGGCGTGACGCCAAACGGCCCGGCCACACCCTCAGGCGCGATCAGCGTGATCTTGTCACCGATGCGGAGCCCGAGATCCTGCGCAAGGAAGGCGCCGATCAGGACAACGTCGCCGCCATTACGCCCCTCACCGAAACCGGCTGCATCCGCTGTCGACTGGCCGCCTTCGAGATAAGGCAGGTTTCCGATGTCCTCGGTGCGCACGCCGCGCACAATGGCGCCCGTCCGGCCATATTCGGACGTCGCCAAAACCTGCTGCTCAATGATTGGGAAGGCATGCTCGACGCCTTCCAGCTCGATAATCTCATTCGTCAGGATATCGACATCGGCTTCAGGCAGACCGCCAACGGAAACGAAGACATGCCCCTGCCCGCCTAGAAGCGCGTTCAGCAGCGTCGAGCGAAAGCCCGCCATGACGGACATGATGACGATCAGCGCCGTCACGGCCAGCATGATGCCAAAGAAGGAAATGATCGAGATGAGGGACACACCGCCATGCTGGCGGCGTGCGCGCAGATAGCGCCAGGCGAGCGCCCGCTCCACCTGGCCGAAAGGCGCAACTTTCGCCATCAGTCGGCCTTCACCATCTCGATGGCCTGCTCCAGCGTCATGTCGGACTTCTCGCCGGTCTTGCGGTTCTTCACCTCGACCATACCAGCCTCGACACCGCGTGGGCCAATCACGATCTGCCAGGGCAGACCAATGAGGTCCATCCGGTTGAACTTGGAACCCGGGCGTTCATCGGTCTCATCATAAAGCACGTCGAGACCAGCTGCCTGCAGCGCCGCATAGGCGCCATCAGCCACGCCCGACACTGTCTCATCCTTCGGCTTCATCGAGATGAGACCCACGTCGAACGGCGAAACGGCTTTCGGCCACACAATGCCATTCTCGTCATGGCAGGCCTCGATGATGCCGCCAACAAGACGCGAAACGCCGATGCCATAGCTGCCCATCTGGACGGGAACATTTTCACCCTCAGCGGTCTGCACGGTGGCATTCATCGCCTTGGAATATTTCGTGCCGAAGAAGAAGATGTGCCCAACCTCGATCCCGCGGGCCGACACCTGACGGTCTTCCGGCACCTTGGCGAATTCGGCCTCGTCATGCTTCTCCTCGGTCGCCGCATAGTATTGCGTGCGCCGTTCCATGACGTCTGACAGCTCACCGTCAAAATCGAGGTCCAGCCCCGGCGCAGGCACGTCTAGCAGCGCGCGGTCACAGAAAACGGCGCTCTCGCCCGTATCTGCGAGGATAATGAATTCATGGCTGAGGTCGCCGCCAATCGGGCCGGTATCAGCCTGCATCGGAATGGCGGTCAGTCCCATCCGGTCGAACGCGTTGAGGTAGGCACAGAACATCTTCTGATAGCTCTTGCGCGCGCCTTCTTCGGTGAGGTCGAAGGAATAGGCGTCCTTCATCAGGAATTCGCGGCCCCGCATCACGCCAAAGCGCGGGCGGATCTCATCACGGAACTTCCACTGCGTGTGATAGAGGTTCAGCGGTAGCGCCTTGTAGCTTTTCACATAGGCGCGGAAGACATCGGTGATCAGTTCTTCATTCGTCGGGCCGAACAGCATTTCGCGCTCATGACGGTCGGTGATGCGCAGCATCTCCTTGCCATAGGCCTCATAGCGTCCGCTCTCCTGCCAGAGCTCGGCCTGCTGGATCGTTGGCATGAGCAGCTCAACCGCCCCTGCCCGGTCCATTTCCTCGCGGACGATCTGTTCGATCTTCTTGAGGACACGAAAGCCGAGCGGCAGCCAAGTATAGATACCGGCGCCGTTCTGGCGGACCATGCCGGTGCGCAGCATGAGCTGGTGCGAAACGATGGCCGCATCAGCTGGCACATCCTTGGAAACTGGCAGGAAATATCTGGACAGGCGCATTGAGACTGGCTCACTCCTAACAAGGCGGGTCGCGGCCCCCTGTGTTATTGTCAGTCGCTGCAATTGGCTAGTGTGCGCCTGCAAGCACGCAGCGCTTTTTCACGCCCGGTTGGTCAGGCGCCGTAATAGCGAAGCAACGGCACGACGATGATGCCGGCGATTGCCGTGCACACCACCGCGCCAATCGTTGCCCAGATAGCCTTCTTGGCCAACATCGGCTCAGCAGGCGCGCCCTCTTCAGTGCCTTCCGGGATCTCGCCATCCTCGAACTGGCCGCGCACGCCAATCGGCAGGACGATAAACAGGCACATCCACCAGGATATGCAGAAGATGACGATACCGCCGACGAGTGACATTAGTGGTCGCCCTTCGGGGTCTCCATCAGCTCGACGAGGACACCGTTCGAGTTCTTCGGGTGCACGAAGACAATCGGCGTTCCATGCGCACCAATGCGGGGCTCACCAAGCACGGTCGCGCCGCGCGTCTTCATCACCTCGACGGCCTGATGGATATCAGCCACTTCGAAGCAGACATGGTGCTGGCCGCCCTTCGGGTTCTTCTGGATGAAGTTATGGATCGGGCTCTCTTCGTTCAGCGGCTCGATCAGCTCGATCTGGCTGTTCGGCAGGTTCACGAAGCAGACTTTCACGCCCTGCGCAGGCATGTCGAACGGCTCGGTAATGTCAGTTGCGCCATACAGCGTCTTGTAGGTCTCGATTGCATCGGGAAGCGACGGCACAGCAACACCGACATGGTTTAACGGGCCCAGTTTGAAGTCTTCAGCCATTTTATCCCTCACACTCTCATAACCATGACATCGACCAGCGGCTTGCGGCCGAACGTTCGTTCGCACGCCTTGCGGATGGCCCGCACCAGCGTGGTTTCAACTGCGTCGTCATCTAGGCGCTTTTTGCGCGAAAGACCATCGAGCGCCTCGTCGCAGGCAGCTTCAATGGCATCGACGGACTCATCGGCGAGGCTGCCATCCTCTTCGGACATGCCGCGCACCGCGAGATACGGTCCGTCAGCGATACTGCCGGACTCATCAAAGGACACGCTGGCCGAGACATAGCCAAACTTCGAGATCGCAATCCGCTCCTTCAGGCCTTCAGAGCCTGCAGGCACCAGCCGGTTGCCATCAAGGTGCAGCCTGCCATGCGGCACCGTGTCGATCACTTCAGCCTTGCCGGGAGCCAGCCGGATCATGTCGCCATTGCGGGGCGTCACAGCTTCGGGCACCTGCATGGAGCGGGCAAAGCCTGCATGCTCCACGATATGCCGCCGCTCGCCATGGACCGGCACCGAAATACGTGGGCGCACCCATTGATACATTCGTTCCAGCTCATCGCGCGCTGGGTGGCCAGACACGTGGATGACGTCCTTCGACATCTTGTCGGTGATGATGCGCACGCCCTTCTCGGCCAGCGCATTCTGCATCTCGAAGATGCCCTTCTCGTTGCCCGGAATGACACGCGAGGAAAAGATCACCGTGTCCCCGGCATTCAGCGAGATATGCCGGTGCGTATTGGCCGCAATCCGGCCCAGCGCAGCACGCTCCTCGCCCTGGCTGCCTGTACAGAGGATCAGGATATTATCTGCCGGAAAGCTGCCCACATCTGCCTCGTTGACGAGGTCAGGCAGGTCCTTCAGCACACCCGTCTGGACGGCTGCATCGACAATCTTGTGCATGCTGCGACCCGCCAGGCAGACACTCCGCCCCGCCTGACGCGCCGCTTCGATCACCGTCGACACCCGCGCAACGTTCGAGGCAAATGTCGCCACAGCCACCCTGCCCTTCAGACCGCCAATCAGTTCGATCAGATTCTTGCGCACGGTCGCTTCAGAGCCGCTTTCGCCATCGACGAAGACGTTCGTGCTGTCGCAGATCATGGCCAGCACACCTTCATCGCCGAGCTTCTTCAGCCCTTCGACATCGACGCCTTCACCGATCAGAGGATCAGGATCGATTTTCCAGTCGCCTGTATGAAGGATCGTCCCGGCAGGCGTCTCAATGGCGAGCGCATTCGGCTCCGGAATGGAGTGCGTCAACGTCATGTAGCGGACCTTGAAGGGGCCGGCTTCGACCTCTCCCTCGAGCGGCACCACATTCACATCGACATGTTTCAGCCCACGCTCGGCCAGCTTTCCGGCGACGAGATGGGCGGTAAACGGCGTCGCATACAGCGGCGCGCGAAGACGCGGCCAGAGCAGGCCCACAGCCCCGATATGGTCTTCATGCGCATGCGTCAGGAAGATCGCGTCGATCTGGTCAGCATGCTCGACGATGAATTCAGGGTCCGGCGTGATGAGGTCGATGCCCGGCGTGGTGTCGTCGCCAAAGGTCACGCCAAGGTCCACAAGGATCCAGCGCCTGTCATGCGCCGGGCCATAGCCATAGGCGTTCAGGTTCATACCGATTTCGCCGCAGCCCCCAAGCGGAAGAAAGACGAGTTCGGGCGTGTCCTTATTTGGCATCGGATCCTTTCCGGTTCCGGCGGTAAATCTCCAGAAGCCCAGACTCCATCAGGGTCTGGTCGTAATGGTCGATGGTCGCGCTCGCACCTTCAAAGAGCGAGGCAACGCCGCCAGTCGCAATTACTGTCATCGGCTGGCCGTATTCTTCCTTCACGCGCCTGACAAGGCCGTCGATGAGGTCGATATACCCCCAGAAGACGCCCGTCTGCATCGCGGCCACGGTGGAGTCGCCGATGATCTTCTCTGGCCGCTGGATGGCAATTCGCGGCAGCTGGGCCGCCGCATCGTGCAGCGCGCGCATGGAGAGGTTGATGCCGGGGCTGATAATGCCGCCCTCGAACCCGCCATCCGGGCCGACAATGTCCAGCGTCGTTGCCGTGCCGCTATCGATCACGATCAGCGCGCCCGGATAGGCGATGTGCGCACCGATTGCGGCGACCAGACGGTCAGCACCCACCTGTTCAGGGCGCGGGATGCGGATAGGAACACCAAGCTCCACCGACGCCTCACCGACGACCAGCGGCTCTGTCGCGAAATAGCGGCGGGCGAGGTTGCGGAAGTTGAACAGCGCCTGTGGCACCACGCAGGAAATCACACACGCATCAATGTCGTAGCTCGACACCTTGCGCATATTCATCAGGGGCTCGAGCCAGACGATATAGTCGTCAGCCGTCCGGCGCGCGTCAGTGGCGCTGCGCCACATAGCGACCCAGTCCTCGCCATCATGGAGCGCGAAGACCGTATTCGTATTGCCGACATCAATCGCGAGCAGCATGACTGCCAATCTCCTTTACCAGCTCTACATCGCCTGCACGGATCGTGTGCGTCGTCCCGTCCGCACTTGCAAGCAGCAGCGCCCCATCAGGCCCGACACCTTTGAAGATGCCGCTTTGCGCGTCAGCGCCTTTGCCGACAGTCACTTGCTTGCCCAGTCCTTCGGCATGTTTCTGCCAGTCGGCGAGCAGGCTCTCAAAGTCAGATGAGGCCTGCGCGCACCGTTTCACGAAAGCAGGACGGAGCGCGTCGAGGAACATCTCTGCATTGACGATCTCTGATGCACCAAGGTCCAGCAGGCTCGTTGCCGCCTGCCCTGCGCCCTCTGGCGCAAACCGGACATTCACCCCCATGCCACACGCGACCCAGCATGACTTCGCCGTCGTGGTGCCAGCCTCAACCAGAATACCGCAAAGCTTCTGGCCACTCGCGCGGACATCATTTGGCCATTTCAGCTGAAGCTGTCCGCCTTCAATAAAGGCAGAAGCGGCATCGAGAATGGCGAGCCCGGCAGCGAAGGGATAGCGGGTCGCCTTTACCAGCCCGCCCACTTCTTCGAACAGGGCGGTGACAAACAGATTGCCGGTCGGCGAATCCCATTGGCGGCCAAGGCGACCACGACCAGCGGTCTGCTTGCGCCCGGCAATCCAGACAGGTCCGAAATCATCGGCCTGCGCCCGCCTGCGGGCTTCTTCATTGGTGCTGTCGATCTCGTCGAACCAGAGAACTGGTGCGTCTGGTCTCACTGAATGAACCCGGCCGACGCTTGCGTCGCCCAGTCAATGAATGGCGACACGAAGACGAAGAGAACAAGACAGGCAGCCGCCGCGGCATAGACCGAAAGGGCTACAGTCGTGCCAACCGGCTGGAAGCGCTCTGCTGGCTCCTTCACCCACATCACAAGGATGATACGTAGATAGTAGCCAAAGGCGATCACCGAGCTTAGCACCAGCACGATCAGGAGCGGCAGGAGACCGGCATTCCAGCCAGCCTGGAACACGACCAGCTTACCGATGAAGCCAACGGCGAGCGGGAAACCTGCAACCGAAATCACGAGGATCGTCAGCGCGATGGCAAGTCCGGTGCGGCGACGAACCAGGCCAGCCAGCTCATCAATGCTCTCGACCATACCACCCTCACGGCGCATGGAGAGGACACCACCGAAGAGGCCAATGGATGCGATGACGTAGGTCGTCATGAACACCAGAAGCGCTGCCGCGCCATACTCGGCGCCCGCTGCCACAGCGACCAGCGCATAGCCCATATTGGCGATCGAGGAATAACCAAGAAGCCGCTTCAGGTTCGTCTGGATCAGCGCACCGAAGGCGCCAATCAGCATTGAAAGCGTCGCAATGATACCGATGATCATCTGCCAGTCTTCGAACACGCCAGAAAACGCGGTGAAGAGCAGGTTTGCGAAGACGACCATGCTCGCCATTTTCGGCGCTGTCGCGAAGAAGGCGACAACCGGGCTCGGCGCGCCTTCATAGACGTCCGGCGTCCAGACGTGCATCGGTGCCGCAGACACCTTGAACGCCATGCCGGAAATCATCAGCACCATACCGAAGACGAGGCCAATCGTGCGCTCAGAGCTCGCGATATCGCCATAGTCGACCGAACCGGTGAAACCATAGACCAACGAAATGCCATAAAGCAGGATGCCCGAGGCAAGCGCACCCAGCACGAAATACTTCAAGCCAGCTTCCGAAGAGCGGATCGAGTCGCGATGGAATGAGGCGAGCACATAGGATGAGAGGCTGAGCGTCTCGATACCCATATAGAGCGTCATCAGGTTCGACGCCGACAGGATGATCCCCATGCCGAGTGAGGCAAAGATCACCAGAAGCGGGTATTCGTAACGGATCGTCTCGTGGCGCTTGAGGAAGCCCTCAGCCATGAGCAGCGTCACGGCACCGGCCACGAAGCTGATACATTTTGCAAAGTTCACGAACGGGCCGGTCGTGACGAGGCCGCCAAAGGCTTCGCCGCCTTCCCAGTTCATGATGACAACGAGTGCGGCCAGCAGGAGCGTTGCCGCGCCCAGCTTGAAGGACAGGCCGTTGAAGCGGTCGCCCATATACGCGCCAGCAAGCACACCGGCGAGGCCTGCGAGCGCAAGCAGCAGCTCCGGGCCAATGGCAGAGATCATCGCCTGAAAGTCGAGCATAATGTGCCTCTATCCTCCGGTGATCATCTGAAGCGCGCGCAGGCTGCTTTCGCGCGTGATGTCGAATACGAGATTTGGCGTGACGCCAAGCAGGATGGTGCCGATGATCAGCGGGACAATGGTGACAAGGTCCTTCTTGCCCACATCGGTGATGTTTTCGAGCGCCGGATTGGTCACCGGGCCGAAGACCGTGCGACGGTAGAGCGTCAGCATGTAGACAGCCGAGAAAATTACACCAAGCGCGGCGCCAGCTGCTGCCCAGGTGGAAGCCTGGAAGGCGCCTGTCATGGTCAGGATTTCCCCGACAAAGCCACTGGTGCCAGGCAGGCCGACATTGGCCATGGTGAACAGCATAAAGATGGCCGCATAGATCGGCATCTTGTTCACGAGGCCGCCATAGGCTGCGATCTCACGGGTGTGAACCCGGTCATAGACCATGCCAACGACCAGGAAGAGCGCGCCGGAGATAAGCCCGTGCGAGATCATCTGGAAGATCGCGCCCTGCACGCCGACCTCGGTGAAGGAGAAGATGCCGAGCGTCACGAAACCCATATGGGCGACGGACGAATAGGCGATCAGCTTCTTCATGTCCGTCTGGCGGAAAGCGACCAGCGACGCATAGACGATGGCGATCACCGACAGCGCGAACATCATCGGCTGGAAGAACTCACTCGCATCCGGGAACATCGGCAGCGAGAAGCGCAGGAAGCCATAGCCGCCCATCTTCAGCAGCACGCCTGCCAGGATCACAGAACCGGCCGTCGGTGCCTGAACGTGCGCATCCGGAAGCCAGGTATGGACCGGCCACATGGGCAGCTTCACCGCAAAGGACGCAAAGAAGGCGAGCCACAGCCAGGTCTGCACTTCAGGTGCGAAGGCATAGGTCTCCAGCACCATGATGTCGGACGTGCCGGCCTGAAGGTACATGAAGACAATGGCCGCCAGCATGAAGAGCGAGCCGAGCAGCGTGTAGAGAAAGAATTTGAACGAGGCGTAGATACGGTCCGCCCCGCCCCACACGCCGATGATGATGAACATCGGGATGAGGCCTGCCTCGAAAAAGACATAGAACAGGACGAGGTCCATCGCGCAGAACACACCGATCATGAACGTCTCGAGGACGAGGAACGCGATCGTGTACTCGGTCAGGCGGTGCTTTACCGTGCCATAGGACGCAATGAGGCTGATCGGCGTCAGCAGCGTCGTCAGCAGGATCAGCAGAAGCGACATGCCATCGATGCCCAGCTTGTACTGGATACCGGCAAACCAGCTCACCTGCTCGACAAGCTGATAGCCTGGCGCATCGACCTCGAAGCTCGCCAGCATGACCAGCGACGCCACGAAGGTGGCCGCGGAGAAGATCAGGCCCGCCATGAGCGACTGGCGCCCACGAGTCTCTTCATCCTGGCCATTGCTGCCAGTGGCTGCCTGCACAAGCATGATCAGCAAGGCACCAGCCAGCGGCAGGAAGGTGACCGCTGTCAGAATTGGGAAATTGCCCATCAGCCCGCGCCTCCGACACGCCAGAAGATCACCGCGCCAAAGACGAGGGCCGCAAGGATGATCACGAATGCATAATGATAAAGATAACCGGTGTGCATGGCCGACAGACGGCGCGAGCCCCACCGGACGAGCGAAGTCACGCCATCCGGGCCGAAGCCGTCAATGATGCGCTTGTCGCCGGTTTTCCAAAGGAAGCCGCCCAGCCAGCTCGTGCCTTTGACGAAGGTCGCATTGTAGATCTCGTCAAAGTACCACTTGTTGGCGAACAGGCTGTGCAGTGGACCGCCCGATGCCGCGATCTTCGCGCCGAAACCCCGGTTGAAGAAATAGGTGAAGGTCGCGATCAGGAAGCCGGTCACCGTCACGAAGAGCGGCGCCCAGAACACCCATTCCGGCACATTGTACTTGTCAGCCAGCACGGTGTTGTCCGCCGCGTTGTAGATCGCGCCAGCCCAGAACTCGGCCTGGTAGTGACCCACAAAGGAGTCGTAGAAGACAAAGCCGGCAAAGATCGCACCGAGCGACAGGAGGCCGAGCGGGATCAGCATGACGAGCGGGCTCTCATGCGGGTCCTCGTGATGGTCATGGTGGTGACCATGATCATCGACCGACAGGTGCTCATCGGCGTGGCTGTCGACTTCCGGCGTTTCCGGCGGGATCGAATCCTCACGCGGGCCGTGGAACGTCATGTAGATGAGGCGCCAGGAATAGAAGCTGGTCAGCAGCGCGGCCACGATACCGAAGATGAAGGCCAGCATACCAAAGCTCACACCATTCGATCCGGCCGCAAACGTCGTTTCGATGATTGCATCCTTGGAGAAGAAGCCAGCAAAGCCGAACGAAGTATGCGGGATACCAAGACCGATGATGGCAATCGTACCGATCATCATCGCGGCATAGGTCAGCGGCATGAACTTCGCGACACCGCCCATGCGGCGCATGTCCTGCTCATGGTGCATGCCGTGAATGACAGAGCCTGCCCCGAGGAAGAGAAGCGCCTTGAAGAAGGCGTGTGTGAACAGGTGGAACATCGCGGCCTGATAGGCACCGATACCAGCGGCAAAGAACATATAGCCGAGCTGCGAACAGGTCGAATAGGCGATGACGCGCTTGATGTCGTTCTGCGCCATGCCAACCGTCGCCGCATAGAGCGCGGTCACTGCGCCGATCAGCGTCACCATGCCGGCAGCGAACGGTGCGTACTCATAGATCGGCGACACGAGACAGACGAGATAGACGCCCGCGGTCACCATCGTCGCGGCGTGAATGAGCGCGGACACAGGCGTCGGGCCTTCCATCGCATCCGGCAGCCAGACATGCAGGAAGAACTGCGCCGACTTGCCCATCGCACCGATGAAAAGAAGAACACCGATCAGCTCAAGCGCTGGAACGTTGAGGCCGAGGAATGGCACGATCAGCTCGCGGATCGGCGCAGCTTCCGCCAGCGCCAGCGGCGTCACGGTCGCATTCTCACGGATCGCGCTCAGCACGGGCTCGAACTCAACCGAACCGAACACCACGAACACACCCATGATACCGAGGGCCAGACCAAAGTCGCCGACGCGGTTCGTCACGAAGGCCTTGATGGCTGCGCTGTTCGGGGCTGCTTTCGTATACCAGAAGCCGATGAGCAGGTAGGAGGCGAGACCAACACCTTCCCAGCCGAAGAAGAGCTGGATGAAATTGTCCGCCGTCACCAGCATGAGCATCATGAAGGTAAAGAGCGACAGATAAGCAAAGAAGCGCGCCCGGTGCGGGTCTTCGCTCATATAGCCCCAAGAATAGAGGTGGACGAGGCCGGAAACGCCCGTGATGACCGCCATCATGACGATAGACATCGCATCGACGCGGATCGCCCAGTCAGCCTGGAACTGGCCAACATCCATCCAGGTCAGCAGCGTGATGATGTGCTGGACCGGCGCAACGACGGCCGCCCCATGATCCCCGGCTGCAGGCGCTGCGGTATGGACCGCCTCTGCGACACCGCCGCCAAAGGCGAACATGAAAAGCTGGATGACCGACAGGATGCCGGCGAGCCCGACCGTACCAGTCGTGATCACCATGGCCCCGGTATCGGTCACATATTTCTGGAACACCCCGGCGATCAGGGCAGCGAGGCCCGGCGCCAGGACGATGAAGAGAAGTGCAAAATCAGGAAGCATATCCGGCCTAGCCCTTCATCAGGTCGATGCTCTCGACGGCGATGTCGCCGCGATTGCGGAAGAAAACAACGAGAATGGCGAGCCCGACAGCTGCTTCGGCAGCAGCCACTGTCAGAACCAGCATGGCGAAGATCTGGCCGACAATCGTGCCCGAGAACACCGAGAAGGCGACCAGGTTGATGTTGACGGACAGAAGGATGAGCTCGATCGCCATCAGGATGACAATGATGTTCTTGCGGTTCACGAAGATGCCGACGACACCCACCGTGAACAGGATAGCCGAGACAGCCAGGAAGTGATTGACGGTAATATCCATGACCTAAAGCCCCTTGCCTGACTCAACGTCGATGCGGCGGATCGCATCCTTGCGGGTGCGTGCGGTCTGCTTGGCGATGTTTTGGCGTTTCACGTGCGGCTTGTGGCGCAGCGTCAGCACAATCGCGCCGATCATGGCGACCAGCAGGATGATACCGGAGAGTTGGAACAGCAGCAGGTACTCGGTGTACATCACCTGCCCGATGGCCTCGGCATTCGTTGCAGCGCCCGGATTGGCATTGATCTCATCACCTGTCGTGGCGCGCGCAAAGGTCACCAGCGCAATCTCGGCCGCGAATGCGACGCCCACCAGGGCGGCAAACGGCCAGTAGCCCAGCGTGCCCTGCTTCAGCTCGACGAAATCCACGTCCAGCATCATGACCACGAACAGGAAGAGCACCGCGACCGCGCCGACATAGACGACGACCAGCAACATGGCGAGGAATTCCGCCCCGATCAGGACGAGCAGACCCGCAGATGTGAAGAAGGCCGTGATCAGCCAGAGCACGGAATGAACCGGGTTCTTGGCGGCAATCACGGCGACTGCCGAGACCGTCACGATCGCTGCCAATATGTAAAAGGCGATGAGTTCCACCGGTGTGAGCCCCAATGTTGACAGCGGTCAGACCGCTGCAGGAAAGTGAAGGCGCCCCGCCCTAACGGTACGGCGCGTCGAGTTCAAGATTGCGTGCGATGAGGCGCTCCCAGCGGTCGCCATTCGCAAGCAGACGGTCTTTGTCGTAATACAGTTCTTCGCGGGTTTCGGTCGCGAATTCGAAGTTTGGCCCTTCGACGATGGCGTCTACCGGGCAGGCTTCCTGACAGAAGCCGCAATAGATGCACTTCACCATGTCGATGTCATAGCGGGTCGTGCGGCGCGAACCATCTTCGCGCGGCTCTGCCTCAATGGTGATCGCTTGGGCCGGACAGATCGCTTCGCAGAGTTTGCACGCGATGCAGCGCTCTTCGCCATTCGGATAACGGCGCAGCGCATGCTCGCCGCGGAAACGCGGGCTGAGCGGGTTCTTCTCGAACGGATAGTTCACGGTCGCCTTGCGCTTGAACATTTCCTGGATGCCGATTTTGAAGGCATGCAGGAAGTCCGTCATCATGGCGCCGCGGAGGGACTGAACGATGTTCATGCCTGGACTCCTGTGTAAACGACATAGCCTGCAACGATGAAGACGGCAGCCAGCGAGGTCGGAAGGAAGATCTTCCAGCCAAGGCGCATCAGCTGGTCATAGCGATAGCGCGGCACGACAGCCTTCACGAGTGCAAACAGGAAGAAGCAGAAAACGGTCTTCGCCATGAACCAGGCGAGGTGGCCAAGATTGACCATCCAGACCGGGAAGTTCGAAACGAACTCTTCGCCGAACGGAATTGGACCGTGCCAGCCGCCGAGGAAGAGAAGCGTCATCATCGAACACATCAGCACGATGTTGAGATACTC
This genomic interval from Thalassovita mediterranea contains the following:
- a CDS encoding proline--tRNA ligase — translated: MRLSRYFLPVSKDVPADAAIVSHQLMLRTGMVRQNGAGIYTWLPLGFRVLKKIEQIVREEMDRAGAVELLMPTIQQAELWQESGRYEAYGKEMLRITDRHEREMLFGPTNEELITDVFRAYVKSYKALPLNLYHTQWKFRDEIRPRFGVMRGREFLMKDAYSFDLTEEGARKSYQKMFCAYLNAFDRMGLTAIPMQADTGPIGGDLSHEFIILADTGESAVFCDRALLDVPAPGLDLDFDGELSDVMERRTQYYAATEEKHDEAEFAKVPEDRQVSARGIEVGHIFFFGTKYSKAMNATVQTAEGENVPVQMGSYGIGVSRLVGGIIEACHDENGIVWPKAVSPFDVGLISMKPKDETVSGVADGAYAALQAAGLDVLYDETDERPGSKFNRMDLIGLPWQIVIGPRGVEAGMVEVKNRKTGEKSDMTLEQAIEMVKAD
- a CDS encoding DUF1467 family protein, translated to MSLVGGIVIFCISWWMCLFIVLPIGVRGQFEDGEIPEGTEEGAPAEPMLAKKAIWATIGAVVCTAIAGIIVVPLLRYYGA
- the mce gene encoding methylmalonyl-CoA epimerase — its product is MAEDFKLGPLNHVGVAVPSLPDAIETYKTLYGATDITEPFDMPAQGVKVCFVNLPNSQIELIEPLNEESPIHNFIQKNPKGGQHHVCFEVADIHQAVEVMKTRGATVLGEPRIGAHGTPIVFVHPKNSNGVLVELMETPKGDH
- a CDS encoding ribonuclease J, which encodes MPNKDTPELVFLPLGGCGEIGMNLNAYGYGPAHDRRWILVDLGVTFGDDTTPGIDLITPDPEFIVEHADQIDAIFLTHAHEDHIGAVGLLWPRLRAPLYATPFTAHLVAGKLAERGLKHVDVNVVPLEGEVEAGPFKVRYMTLTHSIPEPNALAIETPAGTILHTGDWKIDPDPLIGEGVDVEGLKKLGDEGVLAMICDSTNVFVDGESGSEATVRKNLIELIGGLKGRVAVATFASNVARVSTVIEAARQAGRSVCLAGRSMHKIVDAAVQTGVLKDLPDLVNEADVGSFPADNILILCTGSQGEERAALGRIAANTHRHISLNAGDTVIFSSRVIPGNEKGIFEMQNALAEKGVRIITDKMSKDVIHVSGHPARDELERMYQWVRPRISVPVHGERRHIVEHAGFARSMQVPEAVTPRNGDMIRLAPGKAEVIDTVPHGRLHLDGNRLVPAGSEGLKERIAISKFGYVSASVSFDESGSIADGPYLAVRGMSEEDGSLADESVDAIEAACDEALDGLSRKKRLDDDAVETTLVRAIRKACERTFGRKPLVDVMVMRV
- a CDS encoding type III pantothenate kinase, which translates into the protein MLLAIDVGNTNTVFALHDGEDWVAMWRSATDARRTADDYIVWLEPLMNMRKVSSYDIDACVISCVVPQALFNFRNLARRYFATEPLVVGEASVELGVPIRIPRPEQVGADRLVAAIGAHIAYPGALIVIDSGTATTLDIVGPDGGFEGGIISPGINLSMRALHDAAAQLPRIAIQRPEKIIGDSTVAAMQTGVFWGYIDLIDGLVRRVKEEYGQPMTVIATGGVASLFEGASATIDHYDQTLMESGLLEIYRRNRKGSDAK
- a CDS encoding biotin--[acetyl-CoA-carboxylase] ligase: MRPDAPVLWFDEIDSTNEEARRRAQADDFGPVWIAGRKQTAGRGRLGRQWDSPTGNLFVTALFEEVGGLVKATRYPFAAGLAILDAASAFIEGGQLQLKWPNDVRASGQKLCGILVEAGTTTAKSCWVACGMGVNVRFAPEGAGQAATSLLDLGASEIVNAEMFLDALRPAFVKRCAQASSDFESLLADWQKHAEGLGKQVTVGKGADAQSGIFKGVGPDGALLLASADGTTHTIRAGDVELVKEIGSHAARD
- the nuoN gene encoding NADH-quinone oxidoreductase subunit NuoN; the encoded protein is MLDFQAMISAIGPELLLALAGLAGVLAGAYMGDRFNGLSFKLGAATLLLAALVVIMNWEGGEAFGGLVTTGPFVNFAKCISFVAGAVTLLMAEGFLKRHETIRYEYPLLVIFASLGMGIILSASNLMTLYMGIETLSLSSYVLASFHRDSIRSSEAGLKYFVLGALASGILLYGISLVYGFTGSVDYGDIASSERTIGLVFGMVLMISGMAFKVSAAPMHVWTPDVYEGAPSPVVAFFATAPKMASMVVFANLLFTAFSGVFEDWQMIIGIIATLSMLIGAFGALIQTNLKRLLGYSSIANMGYALVAVAAGAEYGAAALLVFMTTYVIASIGLFGGVLSMRREGGMVESIDELAGLVRRRTGLAIALTILVISVAGFPLAVGFIGKLVVFQAGWNAGLLPLLIVLVLSSVIAFGYYLRIILVMWVKEPAERFQPVGTTVALSVYAAAAACLVLFVFVSPFIDWATQASAGFIQ
- a CDS encoding NADH-quinone oxidoreductase subunit M, which encodes MGNFPILTAVTFLPLAGALLIMLVQAATGSNGQDEETRGRQSLMAGLIFSAATFVASLVMLASFEVDAPGYQLVEQVSWFAGIQYKLGIDGMSLLLILLTTLLTPISLIASYGTVKHRLTEYTIAFLVLETFMIGVFCAMDLVLFYVFFEAGLIPMFIIIGVWGGADRIYASFKFFLYTLLGSLFMLAAIVFMYLQAGTSDIMVLETYAFAPEVQTWLWLAFFASFAVKLPMWPVHTWLPDAHVQAPTAGSVILAGVLLKMGGYGFLRFSLPMFPDASEFFQPMMFALSVIAIVYASLVAFRQTDMKKLIAYSSVAHMGFVTLGIFSFTEVGVQGAIFQMISHGLISGALFLVVGMVYDRVHTREIAAYGGLVNKMPIYAAIFMLFTMANVGLPGTSGFVGEILTMTGAFQASTWAAAGAALGVIFSAVYMLTLYRRTVFGPVTNPALENITDVGKKDLVTIVPLIIGTILLGVTPNLVFDITRESSLRALQMITGG